The following proteins come from a genomic window of Fulvitalea axinellae:
- a CDS encoding T9SS type A sorting domain-containing protein, with amino-acid sequence MFAQGASEVLKWKYQSSGTGNWSDESRWLKEDGSPANRVPDANDIVLIDDGEYWSSSGGTIVIDQDAECLRVVSGTHYIIIWPTNRSVTLSISAGVNFVVSDNFTAERSNPDNWLGISMEQNSSFRTGTLDGSGPHLSSFSLKSGTSVEYRPSADMTLPTPTHQDGNKAYESLTIHPTSDATVSIQEELHVYDTFGTNGSLTLALGTNRMNIWDDWEGESKLVSSDAGGALAFKGNAHQTVGQKHRISRLSLEKNRKNKKLTFLDSLTITKELQLVKGKLVTNGKTRLFADENGYAIVPKIDNTSKVSVNGDIIVDRYFRRHGVSDRPSAWYRFGPVVTGATLQKWKDEFEIVVRNGTSNVRSFSEKLFGDNRNVDSSIKYWQNITDLSGNLAPGSGLAVYLYNSEIKDGIFSFSEKGTLAIGDIEVATSLSDSPLTYGFNMLSNPYACPVSWKSLLQAQSTPSDWDNVAYVWDTQSGTYRMLVGQGGNSSSIDDNINNYGDRFNVTDDKIGPGQAFLVYRWAFGAGQTFRFSESAKVTDNDVPQYRRGSSSEADDQVVNIVLDDNKGHFSAMMLHFGNGYTKDFRRNEDVKGFGGARVSLVSVTEGTPRGAKTKVQTVVNNMPYPQGDSTVALGMSVSKTGMHKLVFRRTENLKNSQAVHVYDKYLDVLVDTKPVKEYSFEVSKDPDSWQPDRFEVRLSKLDVVDGIDLSSPESMVTGQGRTVEVPVSVSGFSDVREFSLELEWEAPALDFKEMEIALDGELELNKSEVATGKLGILWKSNDGENINCPDGDDLFKLKFSVLDSAPENAELRIVGGTAKALTSISKKEGEASIDLDNTKFTIRRITPFQASVDNDKLDIIWDWSLNGEKQESVSGTFGAKPLVGEHLAVKATVNAETDEMPSVKDLILLRRHLLGISGLTNGASVYAGDMNGDGKLTTKDIADIRSEILGSGAKGEWEAIPSEELKKARVGLISEVDTVFEKIVGTEAQTVDFTAIRKGKVDNNTQSRTGTEPLNISYGSVEIDQDGLIAVPLVFEGGEEVIGAQFSLAWEKDVFDLLQVDNNREGLLDYRLEDGKLSLVWNESYETTHGENLVTLRFRSKQQKNRKIPEVTLDTESVNPLVVFNDLSSNPLKIKFENGDLEGVAVTVGPNPFNDFVRFKISGHSGETAVITLFDRSGKVVGYKSGKLENGRDQIEWSGFEDMRLPAGVYLYKVEVGSDVYNGKVISQ; translated from the coding sequence GTGTTCGCGCAAGGAGCTTCCGAAGTTTTGAAGTGGAAATATCAATCTTCCGGTACTGGGAACTGGTCTGATGAAAGCCGCTGGCTAAAGGAAGACGGAAGCCCGGCGAATAGGGTTCCAGACGCAAATGACATTGTACTAATCGACGATGGAGAATATTGGTCCAGTAGCGGGGGCACCATAGTGATCGATCAGGACGCCGAATGCCTGAGAGTGGTTTCGGGAACCCATTACATTATCATTTGGCCAACAAATCGCAGTGTGACACTCTCAATAAGTGCCGGGGTCAATTTTGTGGTCTCGGATAATTTCACAGCGGAGAGAAGTAACCCCGATAATTGGCTTGGGATTTCTATGGAGCAGAATTCATCTTTTCGCACGGGGACCCTTGACGGTTCCGGACCTCACCTGTCCAGCTTCAGTTTAAAGTCGGGGACTTCGGTAGAGTATCGTCCTTCGGCGGATATGACTTTGCCTACTCCCACTCACCAAGACGGAAACAAGGCTTACGAATCACTCACTATCCATCCCACTTCGGATGCTACCGTTTCTATTCAGGAAGAATTGCATGTGTATGATACATTTGGGACAAATGGGAGCCTGACGCTCGCTTTGGGTACCAACAGGATGAATATCTGGGATGACTGGGAAGGTGAAAGCAAATTGGTGAGCAGTGACGCTGGAGGAGCTCTGGCATTTAAGGGAAACGCTCACCAGACTGTAGGGCAAAAGCATAGGATCTCTAGGCTGAGTTTGGAGAAAAACCGAAAAAATAAAAAACTCACTTTTCTGGATTCACTTACGATAACCAAAGAACTCCAATTGGTAAAAGGCAAATTGGTGACAAATGGCAAAACTCGTCTTTTCGCCGATGAAAACGGTTATGCGATAGTGCCCAAGATTGATAATACTTCCAAAGTCAGTGTGAATGGAGATATTATAGTCGATCGGTATTTCAGGAGGCATGGCGTATCGGACCGGCCGTCGGCTTGGTACCGATTCGGTCCAGTCGTAACTGGGGCGACGTTGCAGAAGTGGAAAGACGAGTTTGAGATAGTGGTACGCAACGGAACCAGCAATGTCCGTTCGTTTAGCGAGAAACTTTTTGGGGACAATAGGAACGTTGATTCCTCGATTAAGTATTGGCAAAACATAACGGACCTATCTGGAAACCTGGCGCCAGGCAGTGGTTTAGCTGTCTATTTGTACAACTCGGAAATCAAAGACGGAATATTTTCCTTTTCGGAAAAAGGGACTTTGGCAATTGGTGATATAGAGGTTGCGACTTCCCTCTCGGATAGTCCGTTGACTTACGGGTTCAATATGCTTTCCAATCCTTACGCATGCCCTGTATCTTGGAAAAGCCTCTTGCAAGCGCAATCCACGCCATCTGATTGGGATAATGTCGCTTACGTCTGGGATACGCAGTCGGGAACTTACCGTATGTTGGTGGGGCAGGGCGGAAACTCCAGCAGTATTGACGATAATATCAATAACTACGGCGACCGGTTTAACGTAACCGACGATAAGATTGGGCCAGGTCAGGCTTTTCTTGTCTATCGCTGGGCTTTTGGAGCTGGACAAACGTTTCGCTTTTCCGAATCGGCCAAAGTGACGGATAACGATGTCCCGCAATATCGGAGAGGTTCAAGTTCGGAAGCCGACGATCAGGTTGTCAATATCGTATTGGACGATAACAAAGGTCATTTCTCCGCCATGATGTTACATTTTGGCAATGGATATACTAAGGATTTCCGCAGGAACGAGGACGTCAAAGGTTTCGGAGGCGCAAGGGTGTCGCTGGTCTCTGTAACGGAGGGGACACCGCGCGGAGCGAAGACCAAAGTGCAGACGGTTGTAAATAATATGCCTTACCCTCAGGGCGACTCCACTGTGGCTCTTGGTATGTCGGTTAGCAAAACAGGTATGCATAAGCTGGTGTTCAGAAGGACTGAAAACCTGAAAAACAGCCAGGCGGTACATGTTTATGACAAATATCTTGATGTTTTAGTGGACACTAAACCCGTAAAGGAATATTCCTTTGAGGTTAGCAAAGATCCGGATTCTTGGCAACCGGACCGTTTTGAGGTTCGCCTTTCCAAGCTTGACGTTGTTGATGGGATCGATTTGTCCAGCCCTGAGAGCATGGTGACGGGACAAGGCAGAACGGTGGAAGTTCCAGTCTCGGTTTCCGGTTTTTCGGATGTAAGGGAGTTTTCATTGGAACTGGAATGGGAAGCGCCGGCTTTGGATTTTAAGGAAATGGAAATCGCCTTGGACGGCGAATTAGAATTGAATAAATCCGAAGTTGCTACCGGGAAATTAGGGATATTATGGAAATCTAATGACGGTGAAAATATAAACTGTCCGGACGGTGATGATTTGTTCAAATTGAAGTTTTCCGTACTGGACTCCGCTCCTGAAAATGCAGAGCTTAGAATTGTTGGCGGAACGGCCAAAGCCCTGACTTCGATAAGCAAAAAAGAAGGCGAGGCTTCCATTGATCTGGATAATACGAAATTCACCATACGCAGAATAACACCGTTCCAGGCGTCTGTCGATAACGATAAGTTGGATATAATCTGGGATTGGAGCCTGAACGGAGAAAAGCAGGAATCCGTCTCAGGAACTTTTGGCGCGAAGCCTCTCGTGGGCGAACACTTGGCCGTTAAGGCTACTGTAAACGCTGAGACCGATGAAATGCCCTCGGTAAAAGACTTGATCTTGCTTCGTCGCCATTTGTTGGGAATCAGTGGCCTGACAAACGGAGCGTCGGTTTACGCCGGCGATATGAACGGGGACGGAAAATTAACCACAAAAGATATCGCCGACATTCGGTCCGAGATATTGGGATCCGGAGCAAAAGGCGAATGGGAAGCGATCCCTTCCGAAGAATTGAAAAAAGCCCGTGTCGGATTGATTTCCGAAGTGGATACGGTTTTTGAAAAAATTGTGGGAACGGAAGCCCAAACGGTAGATTTTACGGCGATCCGTAAGGGAAAAGTGGATAACAACACTCAATCCAGAACAGGAACGGAGCCTTTGAATATCAGTTACGGATCTGTGGAAATTGACCAGGACGGACTGATTGCCGTGCCTTTGGTTTTTGAAGGCGGAGAGGAAGTGATTGGCGCGCAGTTTTCTTTGGCTTGGGAAAAGGATGTTTTTGATCTTTTACAAGTGGACAATAATCGTGAAGGTTTATTGGACTATAGACTGGAAGATGGAAAGCTGTCATTGGTTTGGAACGAATCTTACGAAACCACTCACGGTGAGAATTTGGTGACTTTACGTTTTAGGTCGAAACAGCAAAAAAACCGGAAAATCCCTGAAGTAACGCTGGATACCGAAAGCGTGAATCCTTTGGTTGTTTTTAATGATTTAAGTTCCAATCCTCTAAAAATTAAATTTGAAAACGGCGATTTGGAAGGTGTGGCGGTAACTGTCGGTCCGAATCCGTTTAACGACTTTGTCCGGTTCAAAATCTCCGGTCATTCTGGCGAAACCGCCGTGATTACACTTTTTGACAGAAGCGGAAAAGTGGTAGGTTATAAGTCCGGAAAATTGGAAAATGGACGGGACCAGATAGAGTGGAGTGGATTTGAAGATATGAGACTGCCCGCTGGTGTTTATCTGTACAAAGTGGAAGTCGGTAGCGATGTGTATAACGGGAAAGTTATTTCGCAATAA